Proteins from one Salarias fasciatus chromosome 14, fSalaFa1.1, whole genome shotgun sequence genomic window:
- the vps53 gene encoding LOW QUALITY PROTEIN: vacuolar protein sorting-associated protein 53 homolog (The sequence of the model RefSeq protein was modified relative to this genomic sequence to represent the inferred CDS: inserted 1 base in 1 codon), with protein MMEEEEFEFAEDLEAILHLTPEVQLAIEQVFPSQDPLDRADFNAVEYINTLFPTEQSLANIDDVVNKFRLKIRRLDDNIRTVVRGQTNVGQDGRQALEEAQIAIQQLFGKIKDIKDKAEKSEQMVKEITRDIKQLDHAKRHLTTSITTLNHLHMLAGGVDSLEAMTRKRQYGEVANLLQGVVNVLEHFHKYMGIPQIRQLSERVKAAQSELGTQILADFEEAFPSQGSKRPGGPSNVLRDACLVANVLDPRIKQEIIKKFIRQHLSEYLVLFQENQDVAWLDKIDRRYAWIKRQLVDYEEKYGRMFPEEWCMTERIAVEFCHITRVELAKVMRTRAKEIEVKLLLFAIQRTTNFEGLMAKRFTGCTLTDTPGQKRPESPLDPTNPFLEDEAGEDGGPEKEEDLTKPRKPKAPDNPFHGIVSKCFEPHLYVYIESQDKNLGELIDRFVADFRAQGPPKAGTEEGGAVLPSCADLFVYYKKCMVQCSQLSTGEPMIALTTVFQKFLREYAWKILSGNLPKSSSSTGGLTISSLLKEKEGSEAAKFTVDELCLICSILSTAEYCLATTQQLEEKLKEKVDKVLVERINLTGEMDTFSTVISNSIQLLVQDLDAACDPALTAMSKMPWQSVEHVGDQSPYVTSIIMHIKQNVPIIRDNLASTRKYFTQFCIKFTNSFIPKFINHLFRCKPISMVGAEQLLLDTHSLKTVLLDLPSIGSQVLRKAPASYTKIVVKGMTRAEMILKVVMAPHELPVVFVDNYIKLLXDGNPETFQKILDMKVLKRSEQSSMLELFRQRLPTPRPPGADGGPSLSFSTPTPEQESSRSPQLEKLIKNRL; from the exons atgatggaggaagaggaattTGAATTCGCTGAAGATCTGGAGGCTATTCTGCATCTCACCCCGGAGGTGCAGCTGGCCATTGAGCAG GTTTTCCCCAGTCAAGATCCACTGGACAGGGCAGACTTCAATGCGGTGGAATACATCAACACTCTTTTCCCCACGGAACAG tctttaGCGAACATTGATGATGTTGTGAACAAGTTTCGCCTGAAAATTCG ACGGCTGGATGACAACATCAGGACGGTGGTCAGAGGGCAGACCAATGTGGGCCAGGACGGCAGGCAG GCTTTGGAGGAGGCCCAGATTGCCATCCAGCAGCTCTTTGGAAAAATAAAGGACATCAAGGACAAGGCAGAGAAGTCTGAACAAATG GTCAAGGAGATTACGAGGGACATAAAGCAGCTGGACCATGCAAAGCGCCACCTCACCACTTCCATCACGACCCTCAACCATCTGCACATGCTGGCTGGAGGTGTCGACTCCCTCGA GGCCATGACCAGGAAGAGACAGTACGGTGAAGTGGCGAACCTCCTGCAGGGTGTGGTCAACGTCCTCGAGCATTTCCACAAGTACATGGGAATTCCCCAGATCAGACAGCTGTCCGAGAG AGTCAAAGCGGCACAGAGTGAACTGGGGACGCAGATCCTGGCAGACTTTGAGGAGGCCTTCCCTTCTCAGGGCTCCAAG AGACCCGGCGGACCCAGTAATGTGCTCAGGGATGCCTGTCTGGTGGCCAATGTGCTCGACCCGCGCATCAAACAGGAAATCATCAAAAAGTTCATCAGGCAGCACCTCTCAGAATATCTGGTCCTTTTCCAAGAAAACCAAGAC GTTGCCTGGCTTGACAAGATCGACCGCCGTTATGCTTGGATCAAGCGGCAGCTCGTAGACTACGAAGAGAAATACGGGCGCATGTTTCCCGAAGAGTGGTGCATGACGGAGCGCATCGCCGTGGAGTTCTGCCACATCACCAG agTGGAGCTGGCTAAAGTGATGCGGACGAGGGCAAAGGAGATCGAGGTGAAATTGCTCCTGTTTGCCATCCAGAGGACAACAAACTTCGAGGGTTTAATGGCCAAACGCTTCACAGGATGCACCTTGACAGACACGCCTGga CAAAAGAGGCCAGAGAGCCCTCTGGACCCGACCAACCCCTTTCTGGAGGACGAGGCCGGAGAGGACGGCGGTCCAGAAAAGGAGGAGGACCTGACTAAG CCCCGGAAGCCCAAAGCTCCGGACAACCCTTTCCACGGCATCGTCTCCAAGTGCTTCGAGCCTCATCTATACGTCTACATAGAGTCTCAAGACAA GAACCTGGGCGAACTGATTGACCGGTTTGTGGCGGATTTCCGGGCACAGGGCCCACCCAAGGCGGGCacggaggagggcggagccgtGCTGCCGAGCTGCGCCGACCTGTTCGTGTATTACAAGAAGTGCATGGTGCAGTGCTCTCAGCTGAGCACCGGGGAGCCGATGATCGCCCTCACCACCGTCTTCCAGAAGTTCCTCCGAGAGTACGCCTGGAAGATCCTCTCGGGAAACCTGCCCAA atccagcagcagcaccggggGTCTCACCATCAGCAGCCTGCTGAAGGAGAAAGAGGGCTCCGAGGCGGCCAAGTTCACGGTGGACGAGCTCTGCCTCATCTGCAGCATCCTCAGCACGGCGGAGTACTGCCTGGCCACCACACAGCAG TTGGAAGAGAAGCTGAAAGAGAAAGTAGATAAAGTCCTGGTGGAGAGAATAAATTTAACGGGGGAGATGGATACATTTAGCAC tgtGATCTCAAACAGCATCCAGCTGCTCGTCCAGGATCTGGACGCTGCCTGTGACCCTGCTTTGACCGCTATGAGCAAG ATGCCGTGGCAGAGTGTGGAGCATGTCGGGGACCAGAGTCCTTATGTGACGTCCATTATTATGCACATCAAGCAAAATGTGCCGATCATCCGAGACAATCTCGCCTCAACGCGCAAATACTTCACTCAGTTCTGCATCAAGTTCACCAA TTCTTTCATTCCCAAATTCATCAACCACTTGTTTCGGTGTAAGCCGATCAGCATGGTGGGAGCCGAACAG CTTCTGCTCGATACCCACTCCCTGAAGACGGTGCTGTTGGATCTGCCCTCCATCGGATCCCAGGTGCTCCGGAAGGCGCCCGCCAGCTACACCAAGATCGTGGTGAAAGGCATGACGCGTGCAGAAATGATCCTGAAG GTGGTGATGGCCCCGCATGAACTGCCCGTGGTGTTTGTTGATAACTACATCAAGCTCC CCGACGGCAATCCGGAGACCTTCCAGAAGATCCTGGACATGAA GGTCCTGAAGCGCAGCGAACAAAGCAGCATGCTGGAGCTCTTCCGCCAGAGACTACCAACCCCCCGCCCTCCGGGTGCTGACGGAGGTCCCTCCCTGTCCTtcagcacccccacccccgagCAAGAGTCGTCCCGCAGTCCGCAACTGGAGAAGCTCATCAAGAATAGACTGTGA